The Spirochaetales bacterium DNA segment GTCCGGCAGGTATCGACATCCAGGAATATATCACCTTTTTAAGCAATGGAAACGTCAGGGAAGCGATCAAGGTCATCAAGAAAAGCAATCCCCTTCCGCTTGTCTGCGGGAGGGTGTGTCCGCATGAATGTGAAATCGCGTGCAGGAGAAACCTGGTGGACGAGGCGGTCGCGATCAATCCCCTCAAACGTTATGCGGCGGATACGGACGCCGAAGATCCGTGGACGCCTGTTCCCGAGAAACCGAACGGTAAAAAGGTGGCCGTCATCGGGGGCGGGCCGTCGGGATTGTCATGCGCGTATTACCTTACCCTCAGGGGGTACAAGGTAACGATATTCGATATGATGCCAATGCTTGGGGGGATGCTGCGTTACGGTATTCCCGAATACCGTCTCCCGAAAAAAATTCTCGACCGGGAAATAGGGGAGATAATCGGGCTAGGTATCGATGTCGAGACGGGAAGCGAAATCGGGAAAGGGAAAACGCTCGACGGTCTTTTGAACGACGGTTTCGATGCGGTCTATATCGCAGTCGGTGCCTGGAAACCCGCCAGGCTGAGGCTTGATAAAGAGGATTGTGTTTCCGGGATTATTCCGGGCATCGACTTTCTCAGGGATGTCCAGTGTGAAGGTATCCCGCGGTTCGGCGGCATCGTTGCCGTTGTCGGGGGCGGAAACACGGCGATCGACGCGGCACGGACGGCCCTTCGGTGCGGCGCGGAAGCGGTAAAACTCGTTTACCGGCGTTCGGTGGCAGAGATGCCCGCCCACCATCTCGAAGTCGAAGCGGCGGAGAAAGAGGGGGTCGAATTCCATTTTCTCACCAATCCCGTGAAAATTATGGAAAATGGCAACCAATTACGGGGAATCGAATGTACGAAAATGAAACTCGAAAAAGCGGAAGACGGGAAACGTCCGTCGCCGGTACCTGTCGCCGGCTCGGAGTTTTTTCTCCAATGCGATTACCTGATCAGCGCAATCGGCCAGGGGGTCGATGCCGGGGGGATCAATACCGGCTCGGGATGTTCC contains these protein-coding regions:
- a CDS encoding FAD-dependent oxidoreductase — translated: MKSVTVTINGKKIPTTDDKTILQVVREHNIDDIPTLCHDDRLAPYGSCFLCVVEVEGVGRLLPSCSTPVSDNMIITTNNGKVREARKAALALLLSNHYADCIGPCKDRCPAGIDIQEYITFLSNGNVREAIKVIKKSNPLPLVCGRVCPHECEIACRRNLVDEAVAINPLKRYAADTDAEDPWTPVPEKPNGKKVAVIGGGPSGLSCAYYLTLRGYKVTIFDMMPMLGGMLRYGIPEYRLPKKILDREIGEIIGLGIDVETGSEIGKGKTLDGLLNDGFDAVYIAVGAWKPARLRLDKEDCVSGIIPGIDFLRDVQCEGIPRFGGIVAVVGGGNTAIDAARTALRCGAEAVKLVYRRSVAEMPAHHLEVEAAEKEGVEFHFLTNPVKIMENGNQLRGIECTKMKLEKAEDGKRPSPVPVAGSEFFLQCDYLISAIGQGVDAGGINTGSGCSLEPRGTISVKKETLETSRPGVFAGGDAVTGPLTAVNAVAQGRQAAESIDRYLKSGKAEGEKSPFYSLKHRLDTVSENEYSHLDKKKRCSLRETDAKERIKNFEEVEKGLLRDEAIGEASRCLQCGCDSTFECELRLLADRLGVDIEQYRGEVRKFRTDSLHPFISLDPNKCINCGRCVRTCSEILGVAALGFVYRGFKAVVTPSMEKPLLETSCISCGNCIDAC